The following proteins are co-located in the Solanum pennellii chromosome 1, SPENNV200 genome:
- the LOC107008145 gene encoding agamous-like MADS-box protein AGL80 translates to MTRKKVKLAFITNDSARKATFKKRKKGLMKKVSELSTLCGIDACAIIYSPYDTSPEVWPNTMGAQRVLAEFKRMPEMEQSKKMVNQESFIRQRIAKASEQLKKQSKENREKEMTEVMYQGLTGKGLQNLNLGDLNDLGWVIDQNLKEVYKRIEAVKKGASTSSSSSVAAAAAAAAAAAAAASQAVAPPMEQKPAVVELGLDSMQRTQTEWFTDWMNSNASDQHIGYGHADEMILPNFNDNHNANVWPNNFYP, encoded by the coding sequence ATGACaagaaagaaagtgaaattAGCCTTCATCACTAATGACTCGGCAAGAAAAGCAACAttcaagaaaaggaagaagGGTCTGATGAAGAAGGTGAGTGAATTGAGCACCCTTTGTGGGATTGATGCTTGTGCTATTATTTATAGCCCTTATGACACTTCACCAGAAGTATGGCCAAACACCATGGGAGCTCAACGCGTGCTCGCAGAGTTTAAAAGGATGCCTGAGATGGAACAGAGCAAGAAAATGGTGAATCAAGAGAGTTTCATAAGGCAGAGGATTGCTAAAGCGAGCGAGCAATTGAAGAAACAGAGCAAGGAAAACAGAGAAAAGGAAATGACCGAAGTTATGTATCAAGGGTTGACTGGAAAAGGGCTTCAGAATTTGAATTTGGGAGATTTGAATGATCTTGGATGGGTAATTGATCAGAATTTGAAAGAGGTTTATAAGAGGATTGAGGCAGTTAAAAAGGGGGCTTCgacttcctcttcttcttctgttgCTGCTGCAGCAGCTGCGGCGGCGGCTGCTGCAGCAGCAGCATCGCAGGCTGTTGCTCCACCGATGGAGCAAAAGCCTGCTGTGGTGGAATTGGGATTGGATTCGATGCAGAGGACACAAACAGAGTGGTTTACTGATTGGATGAACAGCAACGCAAGTGATCAGCATATTGGTTATGGACATGCAGATGAGATGATTTTGCCCAATTTTAATGATAATCACAATGCTAATGTGTGGCCTAATAATTTCTatccttaa
- the LOC107008147 gene encoding anaphase-promoting complex subunit 11 has product MGWFSLGLKPKPTKKFQFKISNFLLKHRSIHQFCRGKREKANESQDFAWHAVSSWTWDAQDETCGICRMAFDGCCPDCKLPGDDCPLIWGACNHAFHLHCILKWVNSQSAQAHCPMCRREWQFKE; this is encoded by the exons ATGGGCTGGTTCAGTCTGGGCCTTAAGCCTAAGCCT ACGAAGAAATTTCagttcaaaatttcaaatttcttgcTGAAACATAGATCAATTCACCAATTTTGTCGTGGAAAAag AGAAAAAGCCAATGAAAGTCAAGATTTTGC ATGGCATGCGGTTTCTTCATGGACATGGGATGCTCAGGATGAAACTTGTGGTATATGTAGGATGGCTTTTGATGGTTGCTGTCCTGATTGCAAACTCCCTGGTGATGATTGTCCACTAA TATGGGGTGCTTGCAACCATGCATTTCATCTTCATTGTATTTTGAAGTGGGTGAATTCTCAATCTGCTCAAGCACATTGTCCCATGTGTCGTCGTGAATGGCAGTTCAAAGAATGA
- the LOC107008146 gene encoding hydrophobic protein LTI6A-like, which produces MGDNTMTCIDILLAIILPPLGVFLKFNCQVEFWICVLLTLFGWLPGIIYAIWVLTK; this is translated from the exons atgggAGACAACACTATGACATGCATAGACATTCTTCTGGCCATTATCTTGCCTCCCCTTGGtgttttcctcaaatttaactGCCAG GTGGAGTTCTGGATCTGTGTTTTGCTGACTCTCTTTGGGTGGCTACCTGGTATCATTTATGCTATTTGGGTCCTCACCAAGTGA
- the LOC107011873 gene encoding hydrophobic protein LTI6A-like, with the protein MGDSTMTCVDILLAIILPPLGVFLKFGCKVEFWICVLLTLFGWLPGIVYAVWVLTK; encoded by the exons ATGGGAGACAGCACAATGACATGTGTAGACATTCTTTTGGCAATCATCTTGCCTCCTCTTGGTGTTTTCCTCAAGTTTGGCTGCAAG GTGGAATTCTGGATCTGTGTTTTGTTGACTCTTTTTGGATGGCTACCTGGTATTGTCTATGCTGTTTGGGTCTTGACCAAGTGA